One stretch of Pongo abelii isolate AG06213 chromosome Y, NHGRI_mPonAbe1-v2.0_pri, whole genome shotgun sequence DNA includes these proteins:
- the LOC129053358 gene encoding testis-specific chromodomain protein Y 1-like: MYHSIAAISHNFHYTSGDEIEEVHPYAEPGEELEAERSGYVETQLKQSWHSNCSNPVSFLIASQEFEVESIVDKRRDKNGNTEYLIRWKGYDQQDDTWEPEQHLRNCEKCILDFNRRQTEKQKKLTWTRTSRIFTNNARRRTSRSTKASYSKNSPKTQVTDRHHRSKNSKLFAASKIVRRKAASLFSDTQNMEKINSTIKTLAPKSPFNDKKTVSGFQKLEKLYPIAADQQDTVVFEVTEGKLLQDPLSRPGAEQPGVENKTQIHPPMSQMSGSVTASMATGSATQKGIVVLVDPLAANGTTDMHTSVPRVKGGQRNITDDSRDQPFIKKMYFTIKLTESASTYRDIVVKKEDGFTQIVLSTRSTERNALNTEVIKEIVNALNNAAVDDSKLVLFSAAGSVFCCGLDFGYFVKRLRNDRNRASLEMVDTIKNFVNTFIQFKKPIVVSVNGPAIGLGASILPLCDLVWANEKAWFQTPYMTFGQSPDGCSTITFQKMMGKASANEMLFAGRKLTAREACAKGLVSQVFLSGTFTQEVMIQIKELASYNQIVLEESKALVHSNIKLELEQANERECEVLRKIWSSAQGTESMLKYVENKTDEF; encoded by the coding sequence ATGTACCATAGCATAGCCGCTATTTCACACAATTTTCACTACACCAGTGGTGACGAAATAGAAGAGGTTCATCCATATGCAGAACCTggtgaagaactggaggcagaaaggagtGGCTATGTGGAGACACAATTGAAACAAAGTTGGCACAGCAACTGCTCCAATCCTGTGTCTTTCCTCATCgcttcccaggagtttgaggttgaaagTATTGTTGACAAAAGACGAGACAAAAACGGGAATACAGAGTATTTGATTCGGTGGAAAGGTTACGACCAACAGGATGACACTTGGGAACCAGAGCAGCACCTCAGGAACTGTGAAAAATGTATACTTGATTTTAATAGACgacagactgaaaaacagaaaaaactgacATGGACTAGAACCAGTAGAATTTTTACAAACAATGCCAGAAGAAGAACTTCTAGATCTACAAAAGCGAGCTATTCTAAGAACTCTCCTAAAACGCAAGTGACGGATAGACACCACAGATCCAAAAACAGCAAGTTATTTGCTGCCAGCAAGATCGTTAGGAGAAAGGCAGCTTCACTTTTCTCCGACACACagaatatggagaaaataaattcaactaTCAAGACCCTTGCACCTAAAAGCCCCTTTAACGACAAGAAAACTGTGAGTGGCTTTCAGAAACTTGAGAAACTGTACCCTATTGCAGCAGATCAGCAGGACACGGTGGTCTTCGAGGTGACAGAAGGGAAACTCCTCCAGGACCCTTTGTCACGTCCTGGTGCAGAACAGCCTGGCGTAGAGAACAAGACTCAGATACACCCACCAATGTCACAGATGTCTGGCTCAGTTACCGCTTCAATGGCCACAGGTTCAGCTACCCAAAAAGGTATAGTGGTATTAGTAGACCCATTAGCAGCCAATGGAACAACAGACATGCATACCTCAGTTCCAAGAGTGAAAGGTGGGCAAAGAAATATTACTGATGACAGCAGAGACCAGCCTTTTATCAAGAAGATGTACTTTACCATAAAGCTAACAGAAAGTGCCAGCACATACAGAGACATTGtagtgaagaaagaggatggattcACCCAGATAGTGCTATCAACTAGATCCACAGAAAGAAATGCACTGAATAcagaagtaattaaagaaatagtTAATGCTCTTAATAACGCTGCTGTGGATGACAGCAAGCTCGTGCTGTTCAGTGCAGCTGGAAGTGTCTTTTGCTGCGGTCTTGATTTTGGGTACTTTGTGAAGCGCTTAAGGAACGACAGAAACAGAGCAAGCCTTGAAATGGTGGATACCATCAAGAACTTTGTGAAtacttttattcaatttaaaaagcctattgtTGTATCAGTCAATGGCCCTGCCATTGGACTAGGTGCATCCATCCTGCCCCTTTGTGATCTCGTGTGGGCTAATGAAAAGGCTTGGTTCCAAACCCCTTATATGACCTTTGgacagagtccagatggctgttcaactattacatttcaaaaaatgatgggtaaagcatctgccaatgaaatgttatttgctGGGCGAAAGCTGACAGCACGGGAGGCATGTGCCAAAGGCCTGGTCTCTCAGGTATTTTTGAGTGGAACTTTCACCCAAGAGGTTATGATTCAAATTAAGGAGCTTGCCTCATATAATCAAATTGTACTGGAAGAATCTAAGGCCCTTGTTCACTCTAATATTAAGTTGGAGTTGGAACAGGCCaatgagagagagtgtgaggTGCTGAGGAAGATCTGGAGCTCAGCCCAAGGGACAGAATCCATGTTaaagtatgttgaaaataaaactgatgaGTTTTAG